The genomic stretch AAGAGTAATCAGGAAGCCCGCGGCATGGGACTCCCGCAAGGCCAAAGCAACGACGCTTTCGGCAAGAAGGGCGAAGCCTTCAGCGACAAGTTCATGCGCGCCATGTCGGCGCTGCAGTCCGACCCGAACAACTCGAGCCTGTACAAGATGGTCGTCGCGAACGAAGAGGATCTTAGCAAGTTGCTGCGCCGGACCTATGGTGCCGGTTCGCAGAGCCTCCCCGGCTTCCTAGTGAGATCCGAACTGCAGACCGTTAACCCAAACGTCGACCTCGACCACCTGAGGGCAGGCGACAGGGTCAAGGTCCCGCGGCTCTAAAGCCTTATTTTTGCCCTATTTTCAAGCGGCTAATTCAAGCAGGCAAAGGCCCGAAAACTACCTCGGGCTCTTCCGGCCATTCACGCGGAAGCGGAAATCGCGCCCGTTTTTCTTGAATTTTACGAACAAACTCTGCTCTTTTGAATCGAAGTAGATTTTCGGTTCGTGCATTTCCGTAGCCGGCATGCGAGCAATGTTCCTGATGGCAATCGTAGTATCCTGACCCGCAGGATTTCCGGATGTCCCGACAGAATCCTCCGCTATGGCGTACCACACGGCATTCTCGATACCCGCCGTCGCGTCGGTGGGCGGTTCCGTCAGATTCGCGCCGTAATTCGGGTTGTTCAGCATCGCATCTTCAACCAAGCCGAAGAACACTCCCTTCGTGAGTTCCTTGCTGAAATTGTTCTCGAGGTCGCCACGCAGCTGCGCCGTCCCGCCGACAGTCTTGTATTCAAGCGGCCACATCACGCCGTAAACCTGTGCATCGTCCTTGATGGTGCTTTCAAAAATCACCGAAAGCGCGCCGACCTTCGCGTTCCCGCTGATGCTCCCGCCCACGAGCCAGGCGTCTTCTTCGAGCACGGCGTCGTCGCTGACCGACCCCGCGCTCATGAAGGCACGCCCGCGAACAACGGCGTTGTCGCCGACGGAACCACCATTAATAACTGCAAAATCCTCGATGCGGGCCTTCCCCGTAACGGTTCCGCCGTTCACGACCGCATTCGGCCCGACAAATGCAGTGGTGGCCACGGTCGCCTTGCCGCTTACCCACCCCCCACCATTGGCGTGCTGCTTGTAGCCGCTTGTGTTCGCGGGTTTCCAGAAATCCTTGTTGTAGCCTTCGGGTGCGCCGTTCACGACCTCAATCATGTACGGATAGCGGTAGATGCTATAGTAGAACTGGTCCCAGAGAATCGTCTGCATCTCGGTCGGGGTCGCCGCCACGGCAAGCCACAAAGCCTTGTCGCTTGCCTTCGTCTCGATTTCAAGGTTGAATCCCGTACCGTGCTTCATCTCGCTGTAACGCGCGGTCCCGTCCGCACCTTCGGCGACAAGGCCCGCCGTCCAGCCCGAAGCCGGATCCGGCAACTTGTCCGGCGCGTAGTTGCACCAGTTGTACTTCTTGCCCATGTAGTCGTCGGTATTGTCGCCAAAGCAGGTGTAGCCCTTGACGGTCGGCTTGTCCTGCACGATTCCGCGGAACTTGACCGAGACCTTCCCCGCCTTGTCAGGGT from Fibrobacter sp. encodes the following:
- a CDS encoding DUF6055 domain-containing protein: MKRWVVVSLFLGGLCSAGAVTWNPVCEPHGHRLVRASEHFEICRKDKYDDGSTNMVGISSDEAQKGLDILEEIFTFYHDSLKWALPQPGNPNSKIKVAVYVFDDEKMGALYGGDNNEACGDGGCSPGIWLGKGSLSDRWGLAHEYAHGMQSLAGWMGNNSHTGWVCESHANWMAHQFIPNEAPGCSEYLIDFPFLYYGSTRDRYCNWHFMEHLKESFGGGIEGAKQVNRIWTESIADGEDGLMDQTPFTAMMMVYKWSLDDLNEEFGRWAMKQATLEYVPQKKALYKKAWGDYEFSTRRSVGVGYPYSNHARVTMLNKMECDSAVSGECPDRYISPSYWAPQRWGYNLVRLYPDKAGKVSVKFRGIVQDKPTVKGYTCFGDNTDDYMGKKYNWCNYAPDKLPDPASGWTAGLVAEGADGTARYSEMKHGTGFNLEIETKASDKALWLAVAATPTEMQTILWDQFYYSIYRYPYMIEVVNGAPEGYNKDFWKPANTSGYKQHANGGGWVSGKATVATTAFVGPNAVVNGGTVTGKARIEDFAVINGGSVGDNAVVRGRAFMSAGSVSDDAVLEEDAWLVGGSISGNAKVGALSVIFESTIKDDAQVYGVMWPLEYKTVGGTAQLRGDLENNFSKELTKGVFFGLVEDAMLNNPNYGANLTEPPTDATAGIENAVWYAIAEDSVGTSGNPAGQDTTIAIRNIARMPATEMHEPKIYFDSKEQSLFVKFKKNGRDFRFRVNGRKSPR